The following proteins are co-located in the Streptomyces sp. DT2A-34 genome:
- the gcvH gene encoding glycine cleavage system protein GcvH, whose translation MSNPQQLRYSKEHEWLSSAEDGVATVGITEFAANALGDVVYAQLPEVGSTVTAGDTCGELESTKSVSDLYSPVTGEITEINEDVVNDPALVNSAPFEGGWLFKVRVTEEPADLLSADEYDAHTTG comes from the coding sequence ATGAGCAACCCCCAGCAGCTGCGCTACAGCAAGGAGCACGAGTGGCTGTCGAGCGCCGAGGACGGCGTCGCGACGGTCGGCATCACCGAGTTCGCGGCCAACGCGCTCGGCGATGTCGTCTACGCTCAGCTCCCCGAGGTCGGCTCGACCGTGACCGCGGGTGACACCTGCGGCGAGCTGGAGTCGACCAAGTCGGTCTCGGACCTGTACTCCCCGGTCACCGGCGAGATCACCGAGATCAACGAGGACGTGGTGAACGACCCGGCGCTGGTGAACTCCGCCCCCTTCGAGGGCGGCTGGCTGTTCAAGGTACGCGTCACGGAGGAGCCGGCCGACCTGCTCTCCGCCGACGAGTACGACGCCCACACCACCGGCTGA
- the glyA gene encoding serine hydroxymethyltransferase — protein MSDKSLLNTPLHELDPAIAAALDAELERQQSTLEMIASENFAPVAVMEAQGSVATNKYAEGYPGRRYYGGCEHVDVAEQIAIDRVKELFGAEYANVQPHSGASANQAALFALAQPGDTILGLDLAHGGHLTHGMRLNFSGKQFKVVPYHVDDSGLVDMAEVERLAKEHRPKVIIAGWSAYPRQLDFAEFRRIADEVEAYLWVDMAHFAGLVAAGLHPNPVEYADVVTSTTHKTLGGPRGGIILAKKDFAKKLNSSVFPGFQGGPLEHVIAAKAVSFKVAASEEFKERQRRTIEGAKILAERLTADDARAAGVNVLSGGTDVHLILVDLRESELDGQQAEDRLHEVGITVNRNAVPNDPRPPMVTSGLRIGTPALATRGFEAEDFTEVADVIAETLKPSYDAESLKARVKALADKHPLYPGLNK, from the coding sequence ATGTCTGACAAGTCGCTTCTGAACACGCCCCTGCACGAGCTGGACCCGGCCATCGCCGCCGCGCTCGACGCCGAGCTGGAGCGCCAGCAGTCCACCCTGGAGATGATCGCCTCCGAGAACTTCGCGCCGGTCGCGGTCATGGAGGCACAGGGCTCGGTCGCCACCAACAAGTACGCCGAGGGCTACCCGGGCCGGCGCTACTACGGCGGCTGCGAGCACGTCGACGTCGCCGAGCAGATCGCCATCGACCGGGTCAAGGAACTGTTCGGCGCCGAGTACGCCAACGTCCAGCCCCACTCCGGCGCCTCCGCCAACCAGGCCGCCCTGTTCGCTCTGGCCCAGCCCGGCGACACCATCCTCGGCCTGGACCTGGCCCACGGCGGCCACCTCACCCACGGGATGCGGCTGAACTTCTCCGGCAAGCAGTTCAAGGTCGTCCCGTACCACGTGGACGACTCCGGCCTGGTGGACATGGCCGAGGTCGAGCGGCTCGCCAAGGAGCACCGGCCGAAGGTGATCATCGCGGGCTGGTCGGCGTACCCGCGGCAGCTGGACTTCGCCGAGTTCCGCCGGATCGCCGACGAGGTCGAGGCGTACCTGTGGGTCGACATGGCGCACTTCGCGGGCCTGGTGGCCGCCGGTCTCCACCCGAACCCGGTCGAGTACGCGGACGTCGTCACCTCCACCACCCACAAGACGCTGGGCGGCCCGCGCGGCGGCATCATCCTCGCGAAGAAGGACTTCGCGAAGAAGCTGAACTCGTCCGTCTTCCCGGGCTTCCAGGGCGGCCCCCTGGAGCACGTGATCGCGGCCAAGGCGGTCTCCTTCAAGGTCGCCGCTAGCGAGGAGTTCAAGGAGCGTCAGCGTCGTACGATCGAGGGCGCGAAGATCCTCGCCGAGCGGCTGACGGCCGACGACGCGCGTGCGGCCGGCGTGAACGTCCTGTCCGGCGGCACCGACGTGCACCTGATCCTGGTCGACCTGCGCGAGTCCGAGCTGGACGGCCAGCAGGCCGAGGACCGCCTGCACGAGGTCGGCATCACGGTCAACCGCAACGCCGTCCCGAACGACCCGCGCCCGCCGATGGTGACGTCGGGCCTGCGCATCGGCACGCCCGCCCTGGCCACCCGTGGCTTCGAGGCCGAGGACTTCACCGAGGTCGCGGACGTGATCGCCGAGACGCTCAAGCCGTCCTACGACGCCGAGTCCCTCAAGGCCCGGGTCAAGGCGCTGGCCGACAAGCACCCGCTGTACCCCGGTCTGAACAAGTAG
- a CDS encoding L-serine ammonia-lyase, with protein MAISVFDLFSIGIGPSSSHTVGPMRAARIFARRLRNEGLLDSVASVRCELYGSLGATGHGHGTPKAVLLGLEGASPRTVDVETADERVEAIKEAGVLRLLGERDIPFSFDDDLILHRRKALPYHANGMTIRAYDASGGELLSKTYYSVGGGFVVDEEAVGADRIKLDDTVLKYPFRTGDELLRLTQETGLSISSLMLENERAWRTEEEIRAGLLEIWRVMRECVSRGMSREGILPGGLKVRRRAANTARKLRSEGDPKALAMEWITLYAMAVNEENAAGGRVVTAPTNGAAGIIPAVLHYYINFVPGADDEGAVRFLLAAGAIGMLFKENASISGAEVGCQGEVGSACSMAAGALAEVLGGSPEQVENAAEIGMEHNLGLTCDPVGGLVQIPCIERNGMAAVKAVTAARMAMRGDGSHKVSLDKVIKTMKDTGADMSVKYKETARGGLAVNIIEC; from the coding sequence GTGGCCATCTCGGTCTTCGACCTGTTCTCGATCGGCATCGGCCCGTCCAGCTCCCACACGGTCGGCCCGATGCGCGCGGCACGCATCTTCGCCCGCCGGCTGCGCAACGAGGGCCTGCTGGACTCCGTCGCGTCCGTACGCTGCGAGCTGTACGGCTCCCTGGGCGCGACCGGCCACGGTCACGGCACCCCCAAGGCGGTGCTGCTCGGCCTGGAGGGCGCCTCGCCGCGCACGGTGGACGTGGAGACGGCGGACGAGCGGGTGGAGGCGATCAAGGAAGCGGGCGTGCTGCGTCTGCTCGGCGAGCGCGACATCCCGTTCTCCTTCGACGACGACCTGATCCTGCACCGCCGTAAAGCACTCCCCTACCACGCGAACGGCATGACGATCCGGGCGTACGACGCGTCCGGCGGGGAGCTGCTGTCCAAGACCTACTACTCGGTGGGCGGCGGCTTCGTCGTCGACGAGGAGGCGGTGGGCGCGGACCGCATCAAACTCGACGACACGGTCCTGAAGTACCCCTTCCGCACGGGCGACGAGCTGCTGCGCCTGACGCAGGAGACGGGCCTGTCGATCTCGTCGCTGATGCTGGAGAACGAGCGGGCCTGGCGCACGGAGGAGGAGATCCGCGCGGGTCTGCTGGAGATCTGGCGGGTGATGCGGGAGTGCGTGTCGCGGGGCATGTCGCGGGAGGGCATCCTGCCGGGCGGCCTGAAGGTCCGTCGCCGGGCGGCGAACACGGCCCGCAAGCTGCGCTCCGAGGGCGACCCGAAGGCGCTCGCCATGGAGTGGATCACGCTCTACGCGATGGCCGTGAACGAGGAGAACGCGGCGGGCGGCCGGGTCGTGACCGCTCCGACCAACGGAGCCGCGGGAATCATCCCAGCCGTACTCCACTACTACATCAACTTCGTGCCGGGCGCGGACGATGAAGGCGCGGTCCGCTTCCTGCTGGCCGCCGGCGCCATCGGCATGCTCTTCAAGGAGAACGCGTCCATCTCCGGCGCCGAGGTCGGCTGCCAGGGCGAGGTGGGCTCGGCCTGCTCGATGGCGGCGGGCGCCCTGGCGGAGGTGCTCGGCGGCTCCCCCGAACAGGTCGAGAACGCCGCCGAGATCGGCATGGAACACAACCTCGGCCTCACCTGCGACCCGGTCGGCGGCCTCGTCCAGATCCCCTGCATCGAGCGCAACGGCATGGCCGCGGTGAAGGCGGTCACGGCGGCGCGGATGGCGATGCGCGGGGACGGCTCGCACAAGGTGTCCCTGGACAAGGTCATCAAGACGATGAAGGACACGGGGGCCGACATGTCGGTGAAGTACAAGGAGACGGCTCGGGGTGGGTTGGCGGTGAACATCATCGAGTGCTGA
- a CDS encoding EspF repeat-containing protein, translated as MSRVIRRAPNWARSRPPLRTKCSRPRGDAAKR; from the coding sequence ATGTCGCGGGTCATCCGACGCGCGCCGAACTGGGCGAGGAGCAGGCCGCCCTTGAGGACGAAGTGTTCCCGGCCGAGGGGGGATGCGGCCAAGCGGTAG
- a CDS encoding nucleotidyl transferase AbiEii/AbiGii toxin family protein translates to MAASITRARLKFQANVTFGDLNTRDRDYGDLYRLLTLNDLDGQGLTAALTATAAHRGITLNPLSSTISDLGERRQSSYTAWRRRQGPAAPGYPERFTDVVRQVTAFADTLLNGGAATRTWNAATLAWS, encoded by the coding sequence ATGGCCGCCTCCATCACCCGGGCCCGGCTCAAGTTCCAAGCGAATGTCACCTTCGGCGACCTCAACACCCGCGACCGCGACTACGGCGACCTCTACCGCCTGCTCACCCTCAACGACCTCGACGGCCAGGGACTCACCGCCGCGCTGACCGCCACCGCCGCACACCGCGGCATCACCTTGAACCCCCTCAGCTCCACCATCAGCGACCTCGGCGAGCGTCGCCAGAGCTCCTACACCGCCTGGCGCCGCCGACAGGGTCCCGCCGCACCCGGCTACCCCGAACGCTTCACCGACGTCGTCCGGCAGGTCACCGCATTCGCCGACACACTCCTCAACGGCGGCGCCGCCACCCGCACATGGAATGCGGCGACCCTCGCATGGTCGTGA
- a CDS encoding IS5 family transposase, with product MSDAEWAVVRDAMPVPGWLEGRGGQPEGYCHRQMVDAVRYLVAGGITWRAMPADFPAWDRVYAFFRRWRDKGLAAEFHDRLRDRVREAAGQDPEPTAGVIDAQSVRGAASVPAATRGFDGGKKVNGRKRHIVVDTLGLLLVVMVTAASVTDRDAGQTLLARLRDRHWRVTRVWADGGYTGRLVDFVGGVLRIALTVVKRSDDTSGFTVLPKRWLVERTFAWLMHSRRLARDYETRTDTSEAVIRWSMSMVMSRRLVRRAR from the coding sequence ATGAGCGACGCGGAGTGGGCGGTCGTGCGCGACGCGATGCCGGTCCCCGGCTGGTTGGAGGGCCGCGGCGGGCAACCGGAGGGCTACTGCCACCGGCAGATGGTCGACGCGGTGCGCTACCTGGTCGCGGGCGGCATCACCTGGCGGGCGATGCCCGCGGACTTCCCCGCGTGGGACCGCGTCTACGCCTTCTTCCGGCGCTGGCGGGACAAGGGCCTGGCCGCCGAGTTCCACGACCGGCTGCGCGACCGGGTACGCGAGGCTGCGGGCCAGGATCCGGAACCGACGGCGGGCGTCATCGACGCGCAGTCGGTGAGAGGAGCCGCATCGGTGCCGGCCGCGACCAGGGGCTTCGACGGCGGAAAGAAGGTCAACGGCCGCAAGCGGCACATCGTGGTGGACACCCTCGGGCTGTTGCTGGTCGTGATGGTGACCGCGGCTTCGGTCACCGACCGGGACGCGGGGCAGACGCTGCTGGCCAGGCTGCGCGATCGGCACTGGCGCGTCACGCGGGTGTGGGCCGACGGCGGCTATACCGGGCGCCTGGTCGACTTCGTCGGTGGTGTCCTGCGCATCGCGCTGACGGTGGTCAAACGCAGCGACGACACCAGCGGCTTCACCGTGTTGCCGAAGAGGTGGCTGGTGGAGCGCACGTTCGCCTGGCTGATGCACTCACGCCGTCTGGCCCGCGACTACGAGACGCGCACCGACACCTCGGAGGCGGTGATCCGGTGGTCGATGAGCATGGTCATGAGCCGTCGGCTCGTCCGACGGGCACGCTGA